The Pseudomonas sp. IAC-BECa141 genome contains the following window.
GTTCAACCTGCACGACAGCAACCACGAGATCGCCGAGGTCTACGACGCTCAACTGGCGCAGAACGCACGCCTGCTGCAAGGCGTGATGCGCATGCCGTTGCCGGGGCAGGAACACGCGGATCTTTATCGGGCGTTCAACTCGGCATTGGCCGAAGCAGTGCCCAAGGGTGACGGCCATCCCTACGAAAGAAAACTCGCCTTTCAGGTCTGGAATGCCAGGGGTGAGGTCCTGGTGCATACCGCCAGCGCGCCCTCGTTCAGCACGCCGCCGACGCAGCCTGGCTTCAGCGATGTGGTGGATTTGAACAAGCGCCACTGGCGGGCGTTTGTTCTGCAAGACAATCAGAACGGTTTGCGCATCTGGGTAGGTGAGCGTGGTGACGTGCGGGCTGATCTGGTTGACCGGATCGTTCGTCATACCCTGTGGCCGAACGTGATCGGCAGTCTGATCCTTGCGGCGATGATCTGGCTGGCCATCGGCTGGGGTCTCAAGCCATTGGCGAACATGGCGGCGACCCTGCGCGCCCGGCACAGCGGCTCCCTCGACCCCCTGCAATTGACACCCCTGCCGAGCGAGCTGGAACCGATGCAGGCCGCGCTCAACCGCATGCTCGCGCAGATTCAGGAAGTGCTGGGGCGTGAACGCCGGTTCATCGCCGACGCCGCCCACGAAATGCGCACGCCGCTGGCGGTGCTGCGGGTGCATGCGCAGAACCTGCTGGAGGCCGGTACCGAGCAGGAACGCCGCGAATCACTCGAATTTCTGATCGCCGGGGTCGATCGCACCAGCCGACTGGTCAATCAGTTGCTGACCATGGCCCGTCTCGAGCCCAAGGCCGGCGCCCCTGTCAAACAACGCATCGACCTTGGCGATACCGTGCGCAACAGTCTGGTGCAGCTCACGCCGTGGCTGCTGAGCAAGCATCTGGAACTGGCTTTTGATGTCAGCGACCAACCTTTTCCCGCACATGCCGATGCCGCCACCATCGACATTGCCCTGAACAACCT
Protein-coding sequences here:
- a CDS encoding ATP-binding protein; translation: MTSIRRRTLTLIIGLMLAGLTVLSLFNLHDSNHEIAEVYDAQLAQNARLLQGVMRMPLPGQEHADLYRAFNSALAEAVPKGDGHPYERKLAFQVWNARGEVLVHTASAPSFSTPPTQPGFSDVVDLNKRHWRAFVLQDNQNGLRIWVGERGDVRADLVDRIVRHTLWPNVIGSLILAAMIWLAIGWGLKPLANMAATLRARHSGSLDPLQLTPLPSELEPMQAALNRMLAQIQEVLGRERRFIADAAHEMRTPLAVLRVHAQNLLEAGTEQERRESLEFLIAGVDRTSRLVNQLLTMARLEPKAGAPVKQRIDLGDTVRNSLVQLTPWLLSKHLELAFDVSDQPFPAHADAATIDIALNNLITNAANFSPEQGVISVQLTRADGFYHLSVEDQGPGIDEADRSRLFERFYSRGNPQGAGLGLTIVHTIATRLGGRITLENRVEGGLRATLSIPAG